Genomic window (Acidobacteriota bacterium):
GGACGCCGCCGATACGCTCCACATGGCCGGCGTGGACGTTGCGCCATGCGGCCCCCGCTGTCCGCGCCCCGCTCCGCAGCGCCGCCAGCGGCTCCGACGACGGCACGGGAATCCCCTCCCACACCTCCCGCGGCCGGAGATCGCGCAGCACGGCGGCTGCCCCGCCGACATGATCCGGGTGGCCGTGGGTGATCGCGAGATAGTCGAGGCGGCGTACCCCGAGGGCCCAGACAGCGGGCACGACCACCCTGCCGCCGACGTCCGCCCGGCCGCGCGCCTGCCCCGCCGCGTCCACCAGCAGCGAGCGGCCGTCCGGGAAGCGCACCAGCGTGGCGTCCGCCTGATCGACGTCGAGGAAGTCGACCCGCAGCCGCTTCGCGCCGGCGGTCGCCGGGGAGAGCGGTTCACAGGCGTCCGCCGCGCCCCGGTCGGCCAGACCCGGGATCGGGGCGGCCAGCATCGCCGCCGCGCTCGCCAGGACCAGCGCCGCGCCGACCCACCGCGCCGCGCCGACCCGGTTGCCGAAGCCACCGGCGTCCGGAGCCGTGCGTGCCGGTGACGCGCCGTCCGGCCGCCTCCGCCGTCCGTGATCGGCGGCGAGCGCGATGACCCACCCGGCGTAGTACACGGCCACGGCGGCCGGCCCCGGGGCGGGGAGCCGCCACGATAGCCAGGGCGCCCAGGTCAGGACACGCGTCGACTCGACGATGCCGGCCGCCGCGGCATGCGCCACCCAGCCGGCGGCCGCCGCCGCCGCGGAACTGACGGGGGCCAGGCCGACCGCCGCCATGCCCGCGAGCTGGGTGACCGACATCAGGGGGATCGCGGCGAAGTTCAGTCCGAGGCCCGCCACGGTGACCCGCGAGAAGTGCAGCGCGCCGATCGGGAAGAGCGCCAGCTCCGCGCAGACCGTCGCCACGAGCAGGCCGGCGGCGGGCACCAGCAGAAACCGGACGGCAGGCGCGCGAGGTGCGCGGTCCGCGGGTCGACCGGGATTCGGCGGCGCTTCACCCCGATCGACCCACCGCATGAGCCGCGGCACCCCGACCAGGAGTCCGGCCGTGGCCCCGAACGTGAGCTGGAAGCCGGGGTCGACCAGCGAGCGCGGGTCCGCCGCCACCAGGCAGCCGGCCGCCAGCGCCAGCGTGTTCAGAGGCTCCGTTCGGTGGTCCGCCGCGCGCGCCGCGAGAAAGACCGCCGCCGCGAACACCGCCCGCGTCACCGACGCCTCGGGCGCGACGACCTGGGCGTAGACCAGGAGGCAGAGAATGGCCAGCAGCGAGGCGTGCCGCCCGCCCGCCCCGGCAAGGCGCAGCAACAGAAGCAGGGCCGCGGTCAGCACCGCGATGTTGCCGCCGGAGATGGCTATGACGTGGTAGACGCCGCCCTGCTGCAGCCGCTCGGTGGTGTCGCGATCCAGCCCGGCGCGGTCGCCGATCAGCACGGCGGTGACGACGGCGGCCGATCGCGCATCGTGAGTTCCCACCGCCGCGTCGACGGACCGCCGGATGAACGCCCGCACCCGGCCGCTCCATTCGTGTCGCAGGCCCCCGGTCTCGATCACCTCGACCTGCAGCGCGCTGGTCACGGATCCGAGCAGGTCGATCCCGCGCACCTGCAACCGCTGCGCCTGGTCCGGCGTGCCGCGGTTGGCGTAACGTGCCGGCCGGCGCAACCGCACCGGAAGCCGCACGATCCGTCCCTGCCGCCACTCGCCTATGCGCCCGCCGACGAACGCGCCGCCGACGCTCGCCCGGACCACGCCGCGCAGCGGCCGCAGATCCCTCCCCTGCCCTATCCGGACGACCTCGATGGTGAGGCTTGCGCCGTAGTCGGTGGGCGCGGCATCCCGCTGCAGCCGTCCGAGAATCCACGCCGTGGCGTCGGGCGCGTCGGCCGCGATCTCCGCCTCGAACCACTCGAGGATCGGCGCCGGCAGCTCCGCACGGGATCGCTGGCCGGCCGCCAGCCCGGTCAGTGCGTAGCCGAGCAGGCACAGGACGGCCGCGAAGCGTCGAGCCCCGAAGACGACGCCCAGGGCTGCGGCGGCCGCCGCCAGGACGGCGACTCCCAGGGTCATCGCCAGGCTCGGGATCGGGAGCGCCCACCCGACGCCGGCCCCGGCGATGAGGGCGAGCGCGGGCGGCAGCGCGGGTCGGGCCACACACCCTACCGATGCAAACTCTCGGCCGATCCTGCAAGGTGACTGCGGTCCGTCCCGGCGCAAGTCTGCGAGCGGCAGCCGCCGGGAGGCATCAGCGCGGTGGGCGGGCCGGCGGCGCAGCGCCGATCAGCCGCGGGCGGCGACGCCGGCGTGGTATTCCTGCAGCGGCCGGACGGAGGGCTTCTCGGACCGCAGGGCGCGGATGGCGCTGACGGCGGCGGCGGCGCCCGTCAGGGTGGTGACGCAGGGTATCCCGTACAGCATCGCGACGCGCCGCATGGTCAGGTCGTCGAAGTACGACTCGCGGCCGAGCGGGGTGTTGATGATCAGGTGCACCTGCCGGTCGACCAGCCGGTCGCCGACGTGCGGGCGTCCCTCGTTGATCTTGTAGACCACCTCGACGTCGAGGCCGTGGGCGCGCAGGTAGGCGGCCGTGCCCTTCGACGCAACCAGCTCGAAGCCGAGCCCGGCGAGATCGCGGGCTATCGGCACGACGTTCCGCTTGTCGTCGTCGTTGACGCTGATGAAGGCTCGTCCCCGGTCCGGCAGCCGCTGGCCGGCCGAGAGCTGGGCCTTGGCGAACGCGATCCCGAAGTTCTCGCCGCCCCCCATCACCTCCCCGGTCGACTTCATCTCCGGCCCCAGAAGGGTGTCGACGCCGGGAAAGCGGACGAACGGGAAGACCGGTCCCTTGACGAAGACGCCGGAGACATCGAGGTCGGCCGTCAACCCCAGTTCCGCCAGCGTCCTGCCCACCATCAATCGCGCGGCGACCTTCGCCAGCGGTACGCCGGTCGCCTTCGAGAGGTAGGGCACGGTGCGCGAGGCGCGCGGATTGACCTCGATGAGGTAGACCGTCTCGCCCTTGATGGCGAACTGGATGTTGAGCAGGCCCGCCACCTTGAGGGCGCGGGCGACCCGCCGCGTGTAGTCGCGGATGACCGAGAGGTGCCGCTCCGGCACCAGGTACGGCGGCACCACGCAGAAGCTGTCGCCGGAGTGGATGCCCGCCTCCTCGATGTGCTCCATGATGCCGCCGATGACGACCGCGCCCGTATGGTCGGCGACCGCGTCGACGTCGATCTCGAAGGCGTCCTCCAGGAACTTGTCGACCAGGATGGGGTGCTGCGGCGACGCGTCCACCGCCTCGGTCATGTATCGGTCGAGGGCGCCCGGGTCGTAGACGATGGCCATGGCCCGGCCGCCGAGGACGTACGAGGGCCGCACGAGCACCGGGTAGCCGATGTCGTCCGCGATGGCGCGCGCCTGCTCGCGCGAGGTTGCCAGACCGTGCGGCGCCTGCGGGATTCCCAGCTCGCCCAGCAACTGCGCGAACCGCTCGCGGTCTTCCGCCAGGTCTATCGAGTCCGGCGACGTGCCGATGATGGCAACGCCGGCCGACTGCAGGCCGAGCGCGAGCTTCAGCGGCGTCTGGCCGCCGAACTGGACGATGCAGGAAACCTCGCCGCCCGCAGACTGCTCGCGCCGGATGACCGCCTGGACGTCCTCCTGGGTCAACGGCTCGAAGTACAGCCGGTCGACCGTGTCGTAGTCGGTCGACACGGTCTCCGGGTTGCAGTTGACCATGACCGTCTCGTAGCCCTCCTCGCGGAGCGCGAACGCGGCATGGCAACAGCAGTAGTCGAACTCGATGCCCTGCCCGATGCGGTTCGGACCGCTGCCGAGGATGACCACCTTCGGGCGGTCGTTCGGCTCGGCCTCGCACTCGCGCTCGTAGGTCCCGTAGAGGTAGGGCGTGAAGGACTCGAACTCGGCCGCGCAGGTGTCGATGCGTTTGTAGACGGGACGCAGGTCCTCGCCGGCCCGCCGGGCGGCAACCGCGGTTGCATCGACGCCGAGGACGGCGCCGAGCTGCTCGTCCCCGAAGCCGGCGCGCTTGAGCTCCAGCAGCAGATCCTTCGACAGCCCCTCCGGCCCCGCTTCCGCCGCGCGCCGGCGCAGCTCGACGATCTCGGCGAACTGCGTCAGGAACCAGCGGTCGATGCGGCTCGCCGCGTACAGCTCCT
Coding sequences:
- a CDS encoding DUF4131 domain-containing protein, which encodes MARPALPPALALIAGAGVGWALPIPSLAMTLGVAVLAAAAAALGVVFGARRFAAVLCLLGYALTGLAAGQRSRAELPAPILEWFEAEIAADAPDATAWILGRLQRDAAPTDYGASLTIEVVRIGQGRDLRPLRGVVRASVGGAFVGGRIGEWRQGRIVRLPVRLRRPARYANRGTPDQAQRLQVRGIDLLGSVTSALQVEVIETGGLRHEWSGRVRAFIRRSVDAAVGTHDARSAAVVTAVLIGDRAGLDRDTTERLQQGGVYHVIAISGGNIAVLTAALLLLLRLAGAGGRHASLLAILCLLVYAQVVAPEASVTRAVFAAAVFLAARAADHRTEPLNTLALAAGCLVAADPRSLVDPGFQLTFGATAGLLVGVPRLMRWVDRGEAPPNPGRPADRAPRAPAVRFLLVPAAGLLVATVCAELALFPIGALHFSRVTVAGLGLNFAAIPLMSVTQLAGMAAVGLAPVSSAAAAAAGWVAHAAAAGIVESTRVLTWAPWLSWRLPAPGPAAVAVYYAGWVIALAADHGRRRRPDGASPARTAPDAGGFGNRVGAARWVGAALVLASAAAMLAAPIPGLADRGAADACEPLSPATAGAKRLRVDFLDVDQADATLVRFPDGRSLLVDAAGQARGRADVGGRVVVPAVWALGVRRLDYLAITHGHPDHVGGAAAVLRDLRPREVWEGIPVPSSEPLAALRSGARTAGAAWRNVHAGHVERIGGVRVRALHPPAPDWERPRVRNDDSLVLDLRYGEVSIVLPGDIEAGVEAAVAAALDPAGRRVVKAPHHGSRSSSSATFVKALSPVLAVVSAGRDHAFRHPHREVVARYAAAGAVVLATGNEGAIAICTDGRGLAVSTHDGRRFAW
- the carB gene encoding carbamoyl-phosphate synthase large subunit, with the translated sequence MPRRTDIQRVLVIGSGPIVIGQACEFDYSGTQACKALRSEGLEVVLMNSNPATIMTDPDVADRTYVEPLTREYARSVIEKEKPDALLPTVGGQTALNLAMELGEQGVLEELGVKLIGASLDAIRVAEDRLAFRGAMESIGIEVPDSAYARSFEDALKLVDRFGFPVVIRPSFTLGGVGGGIAYNMEEFRELSRRGIELSPVHEVLIEESVIGWKEFELEVMRDGADNFVVICPIENIDPMGVHTGDSITVAPAMTLTDKEYQRMRDAARRIINRVGVETGGSNIQFAVDPDTGRMVAIEMNPRVSRSSALASKATGFPIAKIAAKLALGYRLDEIPNDITRLTPASFEPTIDYVVVKVPRWTFEKFPRAERTLTTQMKSVGEAMAIGRTFKEAFLKGMRSLEIGRSGLLFGAQGRAGAEPGELRRRIVSPTDRRMWAVFEALVAGWSVEELYAASRIDRWFLTQFAEIVELRRRAAEAGPEGLSKDLLLELKRAGFGDEQLGAVLGVDATAVAARRAGEDLRPVYKRIDTCAAEFESFTPYLYGTYERECEAEPNDRPKVVILGSGPNRIGQGIEFDYCCCHAAFALREEGYETVMVNCNPETVSTDYDTVDRLYFEPLTQEDVQAVIRREQSAGGEVSCIVQFGGQTPLKLALGLQSAGVAIIGTSPDSIDLAEDRERFAQLLGELGIPQAPHGLATSREQARAIADDIGYPVLVRPSYVLGGRAMAIVYDPGALDRYMTEAVDASPQHPILVDKFLEDAFEIDVDAVADHTGAVVIGGIMEHIEEAGIHSGDSFCVVPPYLVPERHLSVIRDYTRRVARALKVAGLLNIQFAIKGETVYLIEVNPRASRTVPYLSKATGVPLAKVAARLMVGRTLAELGLTADLDVSGVFVKGPVFPFVRFPGVDTLLGPEMKSTGEVMGGGENFGIAFAKAQLSAGQRLPDRGRAFISVNDDDKRNVVPIARDLAGLGFELVASKGTAAYLRAHGLDVEVVYKINEGRPHVGDRLVDRQVHLIINTPLGRESYFDDLTMRRVAMLYGIPCVTTLTGAAAAVSAIRALRSEKPSVRPLQEYHAGVAARG